One genomic window of Sphingomonas sp. C3-2 includes the following:
- the egtB gene encoding ergothioneine biosynthesis protein EgtB: MASRLKPEAAPVALTALFHNVRALSVALAAPLSDADATAQSMPDASPAKWHLAHSSWFFETFVLRDHVPGYRLFDARWPFLFNSYYDAEGPRHARPERGLLTRPSLGEVLSYRAHVDAALLRALPDLPPPACALVELGCHHEQQHQELLLTDILHLFSRNPLLPAVWDTARSDPAPEPGPLRWLAGRAGLVEIGDAGVEGFAFDCERPRHPVQLQPHLIADRPISNGEWCTFIDDGGYRRPEMWLADGWAWVEREAIFAPLYWQRDGHDWMQFALDGLHPLRPGAPVSHISYYEADAFARWAGARLPSEAEWEAAAAAQDPLEGNQLDRAEPVRPRAAAASDGLRQMFGDVWEWTGSAYLAHPGFRTAPGAVGEYNGKFMCGQFVLKGGSCATPRGHARASYRNFFYPHQRWQFSGVRLARDI, from the coding sequence ATGGCATCACGGCTAAAGCCAGAGGCCGCGCCCGTTGCGCTGACTGCGCTGTTCCACAATGTTCGTGCATTGAGCGTCGCGCTCGCGGCGCCCCTGTCCGATGCCGACGCCACCGCGCAGTCGATGCCCGATGCGTCGCCGGCAAAATGGCACCTCGCGCACAGCAGCTGGTTTTTCGAAACCTTCGTGCTGCGCGATCATGTCCCCGGCTACCGCCTTTTCGACGCGCGCTGGCCCTTTCTGTTCAACAGCTATTATGATGCCGAGGGGCCCCGCCACGCCCGCCCCGAACGCGGGCTGCTGACCCGGCCTTCGCTGGGCGAGGTGCTGTCCTACCGCGCGCATGTCGATGCGGCGCTGTTGCGCGCCTTGCCCGATCTGCCGCCGCCCGCGTGCGCGCTGGTTGAACTGGGCTGCCATCACGAACAACAGCATCAGGAATTGCTGCTCACCGATATTCTCCACCTCTTCTCGCGCAATCCGCTGCTTCCTGCGGTCTGGGATACCGCGCGCAGCGATCCCGCGCCCGAACCGGGGCCGCTGCGCTGGCTTGCCGGGCGGGCGGGGCTCGTGGAGATTGGGGATGCCGGGGTGGAAGGCTTCGCCTTTGATTGCGAACGCCCGCGCCATCCCGTCCAGCTTCAGCCACATCTGATCGCCGATCGCCCGATTTCGAACGGCGAATGGTGCACCTTTATCGACGATGGCGGCTATCGTCGGCCAGAAATGTGGCTGGCCGATGGCTGGGCCTGGGTCGAACGCGAAGCCATATTCGCGCCGCTCTATTGGCAGCGCGACGGGCATGATTGGATGCAGTTCGCGCTCGACGGGCTCCACCCGCTGCGCCCCGGCGCGCCGGTGTCGCATATCAGCTATTATGAGGCCGATGCCTTTGCGCGCTGGGCGGGCGCGCGCCTGCCGAGCGAGGCGGAATGGGAGGCGGCCGCCGCCGCGCAGGATCCGCTGGAGGGCAACCAGCTCGACCGGGCGGAGCCCGTTCGTCCGCGCGCCGCCGCCGCCAGCGACGGCCTGCGGCAGATGTTCGGCGATGTCTGGGAATGGACCGGCAGCGCCTATCTCGCCCATCCCGGTTTCCGCACCGCGCCGGGCGCGGTCGGCGAATATAATGGCAAGTTCATGTGCGGCCAGTTCGTGCTCAAGGGCGGCAGCTGCGCCACCCCGCGCGGCCATGCGCGCGCGAGCTACCGCAACTTCTTCTATCCGCATCAGCGCTGGCAATTTTCGGGCGTCCGGCTGGCGCGGGACATCTGA
- a CDS encoding histidine phosphatase family protein — translation MKRLTLLRHAKSSWDDPVARDFDRPLNARGKRAARRMGRYIRDEQLDFDHLISSPAVRCTETLDRLWEGLGREIEAAWDRRVYLASAATLMDVIHDAPDTAQSLLVCGHNPGFEDLILSLIPDRAGDPLRDAVETKFPTAALAEIRFDIDAWSEVRSASGVLTRFVRPRDLDSALGPDTASH, via the coding sequence ATGAAACGACTAACGCTGTTGCGCCACGCCAAGTCGAGCTGGGACGACCCGGTGGCCCGCGATTTCGACCGGCCGCTCAACGCCCGCGGCAAGCGCGCCGCCCGCCGCATGGGGCGCTATATCCGCGACGAACAGCTGGATTTCGATCATCTGATCTCTTCACCCGCGGTGCGCTGCACCGAAACGCTCGACCGCTTGTGGGAGGGGCTTGGTCGCGAGATCGAGGCGGCGTGGGACCGGCGGGTCTATCTCGCGTCTGCCGCGACGCTGATGGACGTGATCCATGATGCGCCCGACACCGCGCAGAGCCTGCTTGTGTGCGGGCATAATCCCGGTTTCGAGGATCTGATCCTCTCGCTCATCCCCGACCGTGCGGGCGATCCGCTGCGTGATGCGGTGGAAACCAAATTCCCGACCGCAGCGCTTGCCGAAATCCGGTTCGACATCGATGCCTGGAGCGAGGTGCGTTCGGCGAGCGGCGTGCTCACACGGTTCGTACGGCCGCGTGATCTCGATTCCGCACTGGGCCCGGACACCGCCTCGCACTGA
- a CDS encoding beta-ketoacyl-ACP synthase III: MMRRAAILGTGSALPARRVSNAELAQTVDTSDEWIVERTGIRFRHIAGPDETTATLATAAAQQALAAAGVEASAIDLIVLATATPDQTFPSSATKVQAALGIDDCIAFDVQAVCSGFLYAVSVAESMIRAGSANHALVIGSETFSRILDWEDRNTCVLFGDGAGAIVLGATEEDRGILSTKLHADGRHNELLYVDGGPSTTGTVGKLRMKGREVFRHAVVNLANVLGESLGAAGLEPGDIDWLVPHQANARILDATARKLDLDPAKVVVTVDQHANTSAASVPLALDLAVRDGRIKRGDIVVLEAMGGGFTWGAAVVRY, from the coding sequence ATGATGCGTCGCGCGGCGATTCTGGGCACGGGTTCGGCACTTCCGGCACGCCGGGTTTCCAATGCAGAACTGGCGCAGACGGTGGACACGTCCGACGAATGGATCGTCGAGCGTACCGGCATCCGCTTCCGTCATATCGCCGGGCCCGACGAAACCACCGCGACGCTCGCCACCGCAGCCGCGCAGCAGGCGCTGGCTGCAGCCGGGGTTGAGGCGTCGGCGATCGATCTTATCGTGCTCGCCACCGCCACCCCCGATCAGACCTTCCCGTCTTCGGCCACCAAGGTCCAGGCCGCACTCGGCATCGACGATTGCATCGCTTTCGACGTGCAGGCCGTCTGCTCGGGCTTTCTCTACGCGGTCTCGGTTGCTGAAAGCATGATTCGTGCGGGTTCTGCCAACCATGCGCTGGTGATCGGCTCGGAAACCTTCAGCCGCATCCTCGACTGGGAAGATCGCAACACCTGCGTGCTCTTCGGCGACGGCGCAGGCGCGATCGTCCTCGGCGCAACCGAGGAAGACCGCGGCATCCTGTCGACCAAGCTGCACGCCGATGGCCGGCACAACGAACTGCTTTACGTCGATGGCGGTCCCTCGACCACGGGCACCGTCGGCAAGCTCCGGATGAAGGGGCGCGAGGTGTTCCGCCATGCGGTGGTCAACCTCGCCAATGTGCTCGGCGAATCGCTTGGCGCGGCGGGGCTTGAGCCCGGCGATATCGACTGGCTGGTCCCGCATCAGGCCAATGCCCGGATTCTCGACGCCACCGCGCGCAAGCTCGATCTCGATCCCGCCAAGGTCGTCGTCACGGTCGATCAGCATGCCAATACTTCGGCGGCGTCTGTGCCGCTCGCGCTCGATCTTGCGGTGCGCGACGGGCGGATCAAGCGCGGCGATATCGTCGTGCTCGAGGCGATGGGCGGCGGATTCACCTGGGGGGCGGCGGTCGTCCGCTACTAA
- the egtD gene encoding L-histidine N(alpha)-methyltransferase: MAADTPLARSESAVDPAFRADVLRGFAMSGQRAIPARWLYDRAGSELFEEITRLPEYYPTRTETALLAATSAEIARHVAPGAVVVEFGSGASTKTPLLLRAIAPAGYIPIDISAAFLRESADALAADFPDIRIEPITGDFTRPIILPDWTAAHPRLGFFPGSTIGNLAPEAAVDLLRTMRASLGEGALLLIGFDRAKPESVLLPAYDDAQGVTARFDLNLLARINRELQGTIPLDAFRHKVVWNDFDSRVEMHLEAQRDITFRIAGQDFAMHAGETIHSENSHKYGARDSRMLLRAGGWSPLYEWSDARDFFTLVLARARARPLAP; encoded by the coding sequence ATGGCTGCCGATACGCCGCTTGCCCGGTCGGAAAGCGCGGTCGACCCCGCCTTTCGCGCCGATGTGCTGCGCGGATTCGCCATGAGCGGCCAGCGCGCCATCCCCGCGCGCTGGCTCTATGACCGCGCGGGGTCCGAATTGTTCGAGGAGATTACCCGGCTCCCCGAATATTATCCGACCCGCACCGAAACCGCGCTGCTCGCTGCCACATCCGCCGAAATCGCCCGCCATGTGGCGCCCGGCGCAGTGGTCGTCGAATTCGGATCGGGCGCGTCCACCAAGACCCCGCTTCTGCTCCGCGCGATTGCGCCCGCCGGATATATCCCCATCGATATCTCTGCCGCCTTTCTGCGTGAATCGGCCGATGCCCTTGCCGCTGATTTCCCGGACATCCGGATCGAGCCGATCACCGGCGACTTCACCCGCCCCATCATCTTGCCCGATTGGACGGCCGCGCACCCTCGCCTCGGCTTCTTTCCCGGCTCCACCATCGGCAATCTTGCGCCCGAGGCGGCGGTCGATCTGCTGCGCACGATGCGCGCTTCGCTTGGGGAGGGCGCGCTGCTCCTGATCGGGTTCGACCGGGCAAAGCCCGAATCGGTGCTGCTTCCCGCCTATGACGATGCGCAGGGCGTCACCGCGCGGTTCGACCTCAATCTGCTCGCGCGCATCAACCGCGAGTTGCAGGGCACGATCCCGCTCGATGCCTTTCGCCATAAAGTCGTCTGGAACGACTTTGACTCGCGCGTCGAAATGCATCTGGAGGCGCAGCGGGACATCACCTTCCGCATTGCCGGGCAGGATTTCGCGATGCACGCGGGCGAGACGATCCATAGCGAGAACAGCCATAAATACGGCGCGCGCGATTCGCGCATGCTGCTGCGCGCGGGCGGCTGGTCGCCGCTTTATGAATGGAGCGATGCGCGCGACTTCTTCACGCTCGTCCTCGCCCGTGCCAGGGCGCGGCCGCTCGCGCCCTGA
- a CDS encoding ATP-dependent DNA helicase, whose protein sequence is MTASLPYPALYASHGGIWIATPEGEIRACGRGEAIARAAETPMILLNAPLVGQRLGYPDLSGLDLLELFAFVNPAHFAVPTPKGLARALGLAPPQDDSATAGFLLRAAEALLARTADPHWAEREGAWTAAQSLLRMRWPWAAILCERLDKPTQSERWLFSKLPEWEETPPRPAPRTIALDSESIVARLDQLTGHGAELRPGQQAYANAVSAAFTPRAARDEPNLVLAEAGTGIGKTLGYLTPASLWAERAMGPVWISTYTKALQRQLARESERIFPDRRERRTKVVLRKGRENYLCLLNLEDALQGGFQGRAAILAQLVARWAAYSADGDMVGGDMPGWLPTLFRRAGSTALTDRRGECVYAGCPHYRKCFIERAVRASAQADIVIANHALVMVNAARGREAANQPTRLIFDEGHHLFDAADAMFSTALSGQESIELRRWVTGPEGKSRGRRRGLAARLSDVASYDEEGGRAITDAVNAAQALPSDGWLQRLAEGAPFGPIEALLAAVRGTVYARGQGEDAGYGLETEMAELDGDIVSAAAGATEALDALLRPLVRLGRRLEALIEDGPDWLDGQARARVEGAIASLGWRTDLLSGWLSLLSRIGGPAAPDFVDWLAVDRIEGRDYDIGLHRHWLDPTRPVADVVLKPAHGVLITSATLKGGGDWDNADARSGAVHMTRAPERFEAPSPFDYAARSEVLIVTDVKKGDIGALAGAYGRLVLAAEGGTLGLFTAIRRLRAVHARIADRLAREGLPLYAQHVDPIDTGTLVDIFRDDPRASLLGTDALRDGVDVPGHSLRLVVMEGVPWPKPTVLHAARRLAGGGSGFDDRLIRARLAQAFGRLIRRADDRGIFVMLSSAMPSRLLSAFPPGTPVHRVTLDEAVMHVKDRLGPVTLGGHEAAADAAHLGTG, encoded by the coding sequence ATGACGGCTTCTTTGCCCTATCCCGCGCTCTATGCAAGCCATGGCGGCATATGGATCGCCACTCCCGAGGGAGAAATTCGCGCCTGTGGGCGCGGTGAAGCGATTGCGCGGGCCGCCGAAACGCCGATGATTCTACTGAATGCCCCGCTGGTTGGCCAGCGGCTCGGCTATCCCGACCTGTCGGGGCTCGACCTGCTCGAACTGTTCGCATTCGTGAACCCCGCGCATTTCGCGGTGCCGACCCCCAAGGGGCTGGCCCGCGCGCTGGGCCTGGCGCCGCCGCAGGATGACAGCGCGACCGCCGGATTCCTGCTGCGCGCGGCAGAGGCGCTGCTGGCGCGGACCGCAGATCCGCACTGGGCCGAGCGCGAGGGCGCGTGGACAGCCGCGCAGTCGCTGCTGCGCATGCGCTGGCCCTGGGCGGCGATCCTGTGCGAGCGGCTGGACAAGCCCACCCAGTCCGAACGCTGGCTGTTTTCGAAGCTGCCCGAATGGGAAGAAACACCGCCCCGCCCCGCCCCGCGCACCATCGCGCTCGATTCCGAATCGATCGTCGCACGGCTGGACCAGCTGACCGGCCACGGTGCCGAGCTGCGCCCCGGCCAGCAGGCCTATGCCAATGCGGTGAGCGCGGCCTTCACCCCGCGCGCCGCGCGCGACGAGCCCAATCTGGTGCTGGCCGAAGCGGGCACGGGGATCGGCAAGACTCTGGGCTATCTGACCCCGGCATCGCTCTGGGCCGAGCGCGCGATGGGGCCGGTGTGGATTTCGACCTATACCAAGGCGCTGCAACGCCAGCTGGCGCGCGAGAGCGAGCGGATATTCCCCGACCGGCGCGAGCGGCGGACCAAGGTGGTGCTGCGCAAGGGGCGCGAAAATTATCTCTGCCTGCTCAATCTCGAAGATGCGCTGCAGGGCGGTTTTCAGGGGCGCGCGGCGATTCTGGCGCAACTGGTGGCGCGCTGGGCCGCCTATAGCGCGGACGGCGACATGGTGGGCGGCGACATGCCCGGCTGGCTGCCGACATTGTTCCGGCGCGCCGGCTCGACCGCGCTCACCGACCGGCGGGGCGAATGCGTCTATGCGGGCTGCCCGCATTACCGCAAATGCTTCATCGAACGCGCGGTGCGCGCGAGCGCGCAGGCCGATATCGTGATCGCCAACCACGCGCTCGTCATGGTCAACGCCGCGCGCGGGCGCGAAGCCGCGAACCAGCCCACGCGGCTGATCTTCGACGAAGGCCATCACCTGTTCGACGCCGCCGACGCGATGTTCTCGACCGCGCTCAGCGGACAGGAATCGATCGAACTGCGCCGCTGGGTCACCGGGCCCGAGGGCAAATCGCGCGGGCGGCGGCGCGGGCTGGCGGCGCGCCTGTCCGACGTTGCGAGCTATGACGAGGAAGGCGGCCGCGCGATTACCGACGCGGTCAACGCCGCACAGGCGCTGCCCTCGGACGGCTGGCTGCAAAGGCTGGCGGAGGGAGCGCCCTTCGGCCCGATCGAGGCGCTGCTCGCCGCGGTGCGCGGTACCGTCTATGCGCGCGGGCAGGGCGAGGATGCGGGCTATGGCCTTGAAACCGAGATGGCCGAGCTCGACGGCGATATCGTCTCCGCCGCCGCCGGCGCGACCGAGGCGCTCGATGCGCTGCTGCGCCCGCTGGTACGGCTGGGCCGCAGGCTCGAGGCGCTGATCGAGGACGGACCGGACTGGCTGGACGGGCAGGCGCGCGCGCGCGTCGAAGGCGCGATCGCCAGCCTTGGCTGGCGCACCGATCTGTTGTCGGGCTGGCTGTCGCTGCTGTCGCGCATCGGCGGGCCGGCAGCCCCCGACTTTGTCGACTGGCTGGCCGTCGACCGGATCGAGGGGCGCGATTATGATATCGGGCTCCACCGCCACTGGCTGGACCCGACACGCCCGGTGGCCGATGTCGTGCTGAAACCCGCGCACGGGGTGCTCATCACCTCGGCCACGCTGAAGGGCGGCGGCGACTGGGACAATGCCGATGCGCGCAGCGGCGCGGTGCACATGACCCGCGCACCCGAGCGGTTCGAGGCACCGAGCCCGTTCGATTATGCCGCGCGGTCCGAAGTGCTGATCGTCACCGATGTGAAAAAGGGCGATATCGGCGCGCTGGCCGGTGCCTATGGCCGGCTGGTGCTGGCGGCCGAGGGCGGCACGCTGGGGCTGTTCACCGCGATCCGGCGGCTGCGCGCGGTGCATGCGCGCATCGCCGACCGGCTGGCGCGCGAGGGGCTGCCGCTCTATGCGCAGCATGTCGACCCGATCGACACGGGAACGCTGGTCGATATCTTCCGCGACGATCCACGCGCCTCGCTGCTCGGCACCGATGCGCTGCGCGACGGGGTGGACGTCCCCGGCCATTCGCTGCGGCTGGTGGTGATGGAAGGGGTTCCCTGGCCCAAGCCCACCGTTCTCCACGCCGCGCGGCGGCTGGCGGGCGGCGGCAGCGGGTTTGACGATCGGCTGATCCGCGCGCGGCTGGCGCAGGCGTTCGGCCGGCTGATCCGCCGCGCGGACGACCGGGGGATTTTCGTGATGCTGTCGTCGGCCATGCCCTCGCGCCTGCTGTCCGCCTTTCCGCCGGGCACCCCGGTTCACCGCGTGACTCTGGACGAAGCGGTGATGCACGTTAAAGACCGTCTTGGCCCCGTAACCTTGGGCGGTCACGAAGCAGCGGCGGATGCCGCGCATTTGGGGACAGGATGA
- a CDS encoding MAPEG family protein, with the protein MILPITLTIAGAAALINLWLGIRVGQVRTAAGVSIGDGGNPHLIARMRAHANFTEYTPFVLILIGLIEYAQGTSLWLWAVGGVYLLGRVLHPFGMDGLKPARMAGTMITMLALLGLGLYAISIPYFTPQATVTEITAIG; encoded by the coding sequence ATGATTTTACCCATCACGCTGACCATCGCGGGGGCGGCCGCACTCATCAATCTCTGGCTGGGGATTCGGGTGGGCCAAGTGCGCACCGCGGCCGGAGTCTCGATCGGGGACGGCGGCAATCCGCATCTGATCGCCCGCATGCGCGCGCATGCGAACTTCACCGAATATACCCCGTTCGTCCTGATTCTGATCGGTCTGATCGAATATGCGCAGGGCACCAGCCTGTGGCTATGGGCGGTGGGCGGCGTCTATCTGCTCGGCCGGGTGCTGCACCCCTTTGGCATGGACGGGCTGAAGCCGGCACGGATGGCCGGCACGATGATCACCATGCTCGCGCTGCTCGGCCTTGGCCTCTACGCGATCTCGATTCCCTATTTCACGCCGCAGGCGACGGTGACCGAAATCACCGCCATCGGCTGA
- the rpmF gene encoding 50S ribosomal protein L32 yields the protein MAVPKRKTSPSKRGMRRSHDALSIESYQECPNCGELKRPHNLCTACGHYNGREIVSVEG from the coding sequence ATGGCTGTCCCCAAGAGAAAAACCTCGCCGTCGAAGCGCGGCATGCGCCGCAGCCATGATGCCCTGAGCATCGAGAGCTATCAGGAATGCCCGAACTGCGGCGAACTGAAGCGCCCGCACAATCTGTGCACGGCGTGCGGCCACTATAACGGCCGCGAGATCGTTTCGGTCGAAGGCTGA
- a CDS encoding integration host factor subunit alpha → MTSASTLTRADLADSLHREIGLSRSESSQLVEQILEYMSDALSHGQNVKISGFGSFVLRDKGERVGRNPKTGVEVPIAPRRVLTFRASQMLRDRIVKAG, encoded by the coding sequence ATGACTTCTGCATCGACGCTCACCCGTGCTGACCTTGCCGACTCGCTCCACCGTGAAATCGGACTGTCCCGGTCGGAATCATCGCAGCTGGTGGAACAGATTCTCGAATATATGTCGGACGCGCTGTCCCACGGCCAGAATGTGAAGATTTCCGGCTTTGGCAGCTTTGTCCTGCGCGACAAGGGCGAACGCGTCGGCCGCAATCCCAAGACCGGGGTTGAGGTTCCGATCGCGCCCCGCCGTGTGCTCACCTTCCGCGCCAGCCAGATGCTGCGTGATCGGATCGTGAAGGCGGGTTGA
- a CDS encoding MerR family transcriptional regulator has protein sequence MVADKSEGAFLTIGELADELGLPQHILRYWETRFPQLRPLQRAGKRRYYRPADVTLAKRIDQLLNHEGYTIKGVQKLLSQRAPKANGPAEESVEPEAVPAPAPASVAVDAVQLQGTSSEMLAELKRLRATLAQALAAA, from the coding sequence ATCGTGGCGGACAAGTCTGAAGGCGCGTTTCTGACGATTGGTGAGCTGGCCGATGAACTCGGCCTGCCCCAGCACATCCTGCGCTATTGGGAAACGCGCTTTCCGCAGCTCCGCCCGCTCCAGCGCGCGGGCAAGCGCCGCTATTACCGGCCCGCCGATGTGACGCTCGCCAAGCGGATCGATCAGCTCCTCAACCATGAGGGCTATACGATCAAGGGCGTCCAGAAACTGCTGAGCCAGCGTGCGCCCAAGGCGAATGGACCGGCGGAAGAAAGTGTCGAGCCCGAGGCGGTCCCGGCACCCGCGCCCGCATCGGTGGCGGTTGACGCGGTTCAGCTCCAGGGCACATCCTCCGAAATGCTCGCCGAACTCAAGCGGCTGCGCGCCACGCTGGCCCAGGCGCTCGCCGCCGCCTGA
- a CDS encoding MBL fold metallo-hydrolase, whose amino-acid sequence MNTPTPPMKAAIIPVTPLQQNCTLFWCTETNKAAFVDPGGDLDRLKAAAAQAGVEIEKILVTHGHIDHCGQAGILAEELGVPIEGPHRDDSFWIDRLGEDGAKYGVEGRSFVPDRWLEDGDTVQVGNLSLDVIHCPGHTPGHVVFHHPESKVAMVGDVLFQGSIGRTDFPRGNHQDLLDSITGKLWPLGGETAFVPGHGPMSNFAHERRTNPFVGDAAIARG is encoded by the coding sequence ATGAACACGCCCACCCCGCCGATGAAGGCCGCGATCATCCCCGTCACCCCGCTGCAGCAGAACTGCACGCTCTTCTGGTGCACCGAAACCAACAAGGCGGCGTTTGTCGATCCGGGTGGCGATCTCGATCGGCTGAAGGCGGCGGCCGCGCAGGCTGGCGTGGAGATCGAGAAGATTCTCGTCACCCATGGCCATATCGATCATTGCGGGCAGGCGGGCATTTTGGCCGAGGAACTGGGCGTGCCGATCGAGGGGCCGCACCGCGACGATTCCTTCTGGATCGACCGGCTGGGCGAGGACGGCGCGAAATATGGCGTAGAGGGGCGCAGCTTCGTGCCTGATCGCTGGCTCGAGGATGGCGATACCGTCCAGGTCGGCAATCTCTCGCTCGACGTCATCCACTGCCCCGGCCACACGCCGGGCCATGTCGTGTTCCACCATCCCGAATCAAAGGTGGCGATGGTCGGCGACGTGCTGTTCCAGGGATCGATCGGCCGCACCGATTTCCCGCGCGGCAACCATCAAGATCTGCTCGATTCGATCACGGGCAAGCTCTGGCCGCTGGGCGGCGAGACCGCCTTTGTCCCCGGGCACGGCCCGATGAGCAACTTTGCCCACGAACGCCGCACCAACCCCTTTGTGGGCGATGCGGCGATCGCACGCGGCTGA
- the plsX gene encoding phosphate acyltransferase PlsX codes for MGLSPRIAVDAMGGDEGLAVMLAGVALARRQHDGMRFLLVGDEAQIKAGLDKHPNLRAASEILHAPDVVAATDKPSQAIRRARSTSMGLAINAVKAGDAGAAVSSGNTGALMAMAKLALRTMPGIDRPALAALLPTLGDNDMVMLDLGANTECDAQNLIQFAVMGAAYARTVIELEQPRVALLNIGTEDLKGTDEIKDAAAALRSAQNVPMNFTGFIEGDRLSRGEVDVVVCDGFSGNIALKTAEGTARFVGDLLKRAFRSSLRSKIGFLISRPATELLRHHLDPNNHNGAVFLGLNGLVVKSHGGANEVGVANAIGVAAKMVRNDLTRRITEDLDHFKAHWGAEVHKS; via the coding sequence GTGGGCCTATCGCCGCGGATCGCTGTCGACGCGATGGGCGGCGATGAAGGCTTGGCCGTCATGCTGGCCGGCGTCGCGCTTGCGCGGCGTCAGCATGACGGCATGCGATTCCTGCTTGTTGGGGATGAGGCGCAGATAAAGGCGGGGCTGGATAAGCACCCCAATCTGCGCGCTGCTTCCGAAATCCTGCACGCACCCGATGTGGTGGCGGCGACGGACAAGCCTAGCCAGGCGATTCGTCGTGCGCGTTCCACGTCGATGGGCCTTGCCATCAACGCCGTGAAGGCGGGTGATGCCGGGGCCGCTGTGTCGTCCGGTAACACCGGCGCGCTGATGGCGATGGCAAAGCTTGCGCTGCGAACGATGCCCGGCATCGATCGCCCGGCGCTTGCTGCGTTGCTGCCGACGCTCGGTGACAACGATATGGTCATGCTCGATCTCGGCGCCAATACCGAGTGCGACGCCCAGAACCTCATCCAGTTCGCCGTGATGGGCGCCGCCTATGCGCGTACCGTGATCGAGCTTGAGCAGCCCCGCGTGGCGCTGCTCAACATCGGTACCGAGGATCTGAAGGGCACCGACGAGATCAAGGATGCGGCGGCCGCGCTGCGTTCTGCGCAGAATGTGCCGATGAACTTCACCGGCTTCATCGAGGGCGATCGTCTGTCGCGCGGTGAGGTTGATGTCGTCGTCTGCGACGGTTTTTCCGGCAATATCGCGCTCAAGACCGCCGAAGGCACGGCGCGGTTCGTCGGCGATCTGCTCAAGCGCGCCTTCCGCAGTTCGCTGCGCTCCAAGATCGGCTTTCTCATTTCGCGGCCCGCTACCGAGCTGCTGCGCCATCATCTCGATCCGAACAACCATAATGGCGCGGTTTTCCTTGGCCTCAATGGTCTGGTAGTAAAGAGCCATGGTGGTGCGAACGAAGTCGGCGTCGCGAACGCGATCGGCGTTGCGGCCAAGATGGTCCGCAACGATCTGACCCGTCGAATCACCGAAGATCTCGATCATTTCAAGGCCCATTGGGGGGCAGAGGTACACAAGTCATGA